ttgcttgacgttgtcagggccctgaaaatatgtttccaggacggctggagtcagaaaatctgactcgctgtttatcctgtatgcacccaacaagctgggtgctcctgcttctaagcagtctattgctcgctggatttgtagtacaattcagcttgcacattctgtggcaggcctgccacagccaaaatctgtgaatgcccattccacatggaaggtgggctcatcttgggcggctgcccgaggggtctcggctttacaactttgccgagcagctacttggtcaggggcaaacacgtttgcaaaattctacaaatttgataccctggctgaggaggacctggagttctctcattcggtgctgcagagtcatccgcactctcccgcctgtttgggagctttggtataatccccatggtccttacggagttcccagcatccactaggacgtcagagaaaataagaatttactcaccggtaattctatttctcgtagtccgtagtggatgctgggcgcccatcccaagtgcggattgtctgcaatacttgtaaatagttattgttaactaaagggttattgttgagccatctgttgagaggctcagttgttttcatactgtaaaactggatatagtatcacgagttgtacggtgtgattggtgtggctggtagagtcttacccgggaatctaaatccttccttattatgtcagctcgtccgggcacagtgtcctaactgaggcttggaggagggtcatagtgggaggagccagtgcacaccaggtagtcataaatctttctagagtgcccagcctccttcggagcccgctattccccatggtccttacggagttcccagcatccactacggactacgagaaatagaattaccggtgagtaaattcttatttttttttttatttttttttattttttataggtgATTAATAATCCTGTCTCCGTGTGAAGGATCTTTATTAATGTTTTCCGCAATGAAACCTCTTCAGCTAATAAACAAAAACTTCAAAATGCTAGGATGCATTCTGCTCCAACAGGGACCCGTTCCAGCTTTCCTGTCTACATCCTGCCTTTCCCTTAGCAGGAAGAAAAAAGTAAATGGTTATGAGCACGTTGACCAAGAGAAATATGCAAATTTGTTGAGGATGGTCACAACTTCCAAGGCCAGTTCTCGGACACCAGAGGGGATATTTGAAGAAGACGGTTTCTTGTATGGCAAAGTGGTGAAGTCAAAAGTTCCATCCCAAGAATCGGAACCTAAGGTCCCCCAGAACCGTGTTTCGCTGAACAACCCTAACAAAGTTTTGGCGCCTGTGGAGAACACAGATCCCAGCATACCAATACATATTAGTCTACCATCCAGGAGTCAAATGACAAACGACAGACTGCCAAGTGTCACCCGAATCCTACAGCAGACCATGCCGATGGAGCAGGCATTTTACTTAGAAAGGTGGAAACAGAGAATGATAATGGAACTGGGGGAAGAAGGGTTTATAGAGTACACAGCAGGTATAGTAATCTATTCTAATGAATAATATCCTTATTGTTACATATTGTAGAGCTTTTCCTGCTGATTTGATGACAATTCTTATACTGGGACAAGTATTCATcacttgtgttttttatttttcgtTACCATTCTTTATCTAATTTATGAGATATGGAGAGTAGAGTAAAAGAAAAATAAACTCCTGAAAGACAGCATCTTGAAACCTTTGAAGCGTCATATTCCTTGCTAGGAGTATTGCAAATTACTTTTAATTAACAATCTTTTGGGTATGGTGTAATAATTCCCCAATAAAGCATTGCTATGTGCAATACATATGCACACGTTGAGTTACCATAGTTCTAACAGTTGTTCAATTTGTTTTAAGCTATCTTCTCCCAGGGAAAGATGTTTCATGCAAGGCTGGAGTATCTGCTTTTGTCTGGAGATGAGTTTACCCGGAAGCAGGAAGAAACCAAAGAGCTGTCTGGGTATCTGGCCAGTGTGGAACATGTCCTGTCTGACGTTGCAGAAATAAAGACTCTGGAAAGTGCTGTTGTGCACTCTGAGCTGAATTATTTGGGATTTGTTGACTGTGTGGCTCAGTATAGGTAagaaatttatttattttaatttttttttttgtagtttagGAAATGCATTCACAAGAAGCTGACTTTCCCTACTGTCTCATAGCGAATCTGCTCCAGGTTTACTGAAGCAACATCTAAATAATCCTGAGATCCAGATGTTTGCTGTGTGGTAGAAAATGTTACATGGGGTATGGCATATTTTGTCGACAGCATAATGTTGACACGTTCGGAATGTTGACATGTCAAATGTAATTGTTATCTGATTGTGCCTACTAACTTCATAACTCTTATTTACTAGTACAGATTTGTCCACAGTTAATTATGTCGACACTTAATAACATTGCGAACGTCAACTGTCAATCTTACTCCGAGCCTAACTAATTGCAGCCTAATTCTagtcttaatttctctaacgtcctagtggatgctggggactccgtaaggaccatgggaaatagacgggctccgcaggagactgggcactctaaagaaagatttagtactacctggtgtgcactggctcctccctctatgcccctcctccagacctcagttagaatctgtgcccggccagagctgggtgcttttagtgggctctccagagcttgctaagaagaaagtattttagtttaggtttttttattttcagagagcttctgctggcaacagactctctgctacgtgggactgaggggagagaagcaaacctactaactgtggctaggttgcgcttcttaggctactggacaccattagctccagagggatcgaacacaggtacctaaccttgatcgtccgttcccggagccgcgcggccgtccccctcgcagagccagaagtacagaagcagcagcagcatgaagacatcgaaatcggcggcagaagctccagagggatcgaacacgggtacctaaccttgatcgtccgttcccagaccattagctccagagggatcgaacacgggtacctaaccttgatcgtccgttcccggagccgcgtcgccgtccccctcgcagagccagaagtacagaagcatgaagacatcgaaatcggcggcagaagactcctgtcttcactcaaggtagcgcactgcactgcagctgtgcgccattgctcccgcagcacacccgcacactccggtcactgtagggcgcaggggggggggctccctgggcagcaattaaggtaccttttggcaaaataacacatatatccagtcaggcactggatatatgttcgagcccccgccattttttacacacagaagcgggaccgaagcccgccgctgagggggcggggccttcttcctcagcacaccagcgccattttctctttacagctccgctggaaagacgctccccaggctctcccatgcagtttccaggtgcaaaaagggtaaaaagagagggggggcacataaatttaggcgcaaaacgatcacaaacagcagctactgggtaatcactaaggtacagtgtaatccctgggttatatagcgctggggtgtgtgctggcatactctctctctgtctccccaaaagcctttgtggggtcctgtcctcagtcagagcattccctgtgtgtgtgcggtgtgtcagtacgtcagtgtcgacatgtttgatgaagaaggatatgtggaggcagaacaagtgcaggtgaatgaggtgacggtgccgacacctgattggatg
The Pseudophryne corroboree isolate aPseCor3 chromosome 4, aPseCor3.hap2, whole genome shotgun sequence DNA segment above includes these coding regions:
- the MGME1 gene encoding mitochondrial genome maintenance exonuclease 1 isoform X1; this encodes MFSAMKPLQLINKNFKMLGCILLQQGPVPAFLSTSCLSLSRKKKVNGYEHVDQEKYANLLRMVTTSKASSRTPEGIFEEDGFLYGKVVKSKVPSQESEPKVPQNRVSLNNPNKVLAPVENTDPSIPIHISLPSRSQMTNDRLPSVTRILQQTMPMEQAFYLERWKQRMIMELGEEGFIEYTAAIFSQGKMFHARLEYLLLSGDEFTRKQEETKELSGYLASVEHVLSDVAEIKTLESAVVHSELNYLGFVDCVAQYREKLCLIDWKTSEKQKPQLKNTFDNPLQVAAYIGAINHDRNYNFQVDCGLIVVVYKDGSPAHAHFMDPSACLHYWDKWLLRLEEYKEKKEEKQ
- the MGME1 gene encoding mitochondrial genome maintenance exonuclease 1 isoform X2, yielding MFSAMKPLQLINKNFKMLGCILLQQGPVPAFLSTSCLSLSRKKKVNGYEHVDQEKYANLLRMVTTSKASSRTPEGIFEEDGFLYGKVVKSKVPSQESEPKVPQNRVSLNNPNKVLAPVENTDPSIPIHISLPSRSQMTNDRLPSVTRILQQTMPMEQAFYLERWKQRMIMELGEEGFIEYTAAIFSQGKMFHARLEYLLLSGDEFTRKQEETKELSGYLASVEHVLSDVAEIKTLESAVVHSELNYLGFVDCVAQYREKLCLIDWKTSEKQKPQLKNTFDNPLQVAAYIGAINHDRNYNFQVQVDGPFTDSSAVMCVAECTCCCS